The DNA window GATTCAATCCTAAGCCTTATTGTAAGTGTAACGTGTTTACACTTTACAGTTTACAAGAGCCGATCGGGGGGCTTAACGCCTTAATCCGATCATTATTCCTTGCCATCTGAATTAACCAAACCATACACAAAAGAATCGAGGACTCCGAATCTCCGATACCCCTGTTACACACGCTACTAAAATTACCTATGTACACCCGACGCGGCGACGCTTGTACAAACTAACGCACGTCTCTATAAAAAAGCCAAGCTACATGTACGGTGCCGTGCACGTGTAGCCTAGTTTCCACAAACGATCACACGTACCTGCATCGGAAAGAACACCATACGGCCCCGTGCCGCCGTGCGACGATGCGATCGAGAAaaaaatggttatgaaaatgTAGTCGACGTAGTAAGGTGCAGCATTAGCAGAGCAAGTGCACTGCTGGCTTAATCAGCTGGTGGCGCGAACCATCGGGGACTGCGGCGACAGGAGCGCCAATGGGCTGGAGAGATGGGCTGGgctgaggtggtggtggtgcggcagGCTGAGGCGGAGCTGCCTATTGGCGGCCCAGCGCTCGGCCTTGACCCTGCGCTGCTGGTGCTGGCGCACGAAGTCGTGGATCCGGCCGAGCGCGACCTCCATGGTCTCGTCGTCCATGTTGGCGTGGCAGACGCGGAACCACCCGGGCTCGCGGCAGTGGAACGACGTGCCGGGCGACACGTTCAGCTTCACCTGGTGTACGATCACCCGccacagctccagctccgcctCGGCCGTCTTCTCCCGGAGCATGCGGCGCAGGTCCATCCACGAGAACAGCCCGGCGTTGCCGCGCAGGCAGCCGATCCCGACCTCGCGGAGGCCAGAGGTGAACCGCTCGTGCCGCGCCACCAGCCGACACTTGCTCTCCTGGAGGAAGCGGCCGATGAACTCCTCGTCCGAGAGCATCCTGGCGAGGAAGTACTGCGTCTGCGACGAGACGAGCCCGAAGCTGGACATCCTGCGCGCGGCCGCCACGACGGCGTCGTTGTACGAGTAGATGATGCCGACGCGGAAGCCGGGGAGGCCGAAGTCCTTGGAGAGGCTGTACACGACGTGGATCAGGTCCCTGTTGCACCACGGCACGTCGCGCTCGATGACCTCGGCGATGCTCACGTACTCCGGCGTGGCGAACACCGACCCCGCGTAGATCTCGTCGCAGACGAGGTGGACGCGGTGCTCGGTGGCGAAGGTGGCGAGCATGGCCAGCGTGTCGCGGTCGGTGATGGTGCCGAGCGGGTTGGACGGGTTGGTGATGAGGATCCCCTTGACGGAGATGCCCTGCCTCCGTGCGCCGTCGTACGCCGACACGAGGGCCTCCTTGGTGAGCCTGAAGTCGTTGAAGCTGTGGCACTCGATCGGCAGCAGCTTTATTCCTGACCTCCAGCAACAGTCGCGGTCGAAACTGTCAACGGAAGCACATGTCGTCAGGCCTTAGGCTTAGCTACCTCAGCTATGTTACATTGTAAACATGCATCAGAGTTAAAATTGCATTGACTACGACCGTGTGCGAACATCGTGCATGCGTTTGCTTGCATGACTAGATTTAGTCATTTGACTTCAACGGCATCCATAATTAGGTCGCAGTTTGATTCAATCACGGGAAAATTAATCCATCTTTTCTCTCCAAGCCAATTTTAAAACGTAACTCAAATCTCGGAGAGAATGTTATCTGATTTTCTTAGTTGACACTCGGATATCTTTTCCTCGTTTGACGAACTACTAGATATTCAGAGGAAACAGAAGACTTCTACGAGCGGAAGAGAACAAAATCAGTTTCAGTTGTGATAGTTAAGGTTGACGGGACATACCCTGGGTAGTATGGCGTGGGCACGAGGAAGGCCTCGCCGGGGTTGGCGAGGCAGAAGGCGAGCGTCTCCTgggcgccggtggcgccgccgctcaTGACGACACGGTCGGGGTCAAACGTTGCCTTGCCTCCCCTCACCTGCCCCATAAACTGGGCCATCGCCTGCAACATCACAATCACATTCAGTTGTTAACAATATGACCTCCCGAACGCTAGTTGCTGCGTTGCTTTCACGGTCGCAAGCAGCAGCTTTGTCATCTATCTGGTTCTCAATATTTTTATCGAATTTTCTATGATGTTATATAGCTTGTCTAATATGCTGATGTGATGTCAGCGATTGATTGGCCTTACCTTTCTGAACTCCGGGAGGCCGTGGTAATCCTGGAAATTGGCGATCCTCTTGAACTGCGAGACGCCCTCCGGTGTGCAAATGGATGCCTCGGGGTGGTTCTTGCTCCATTCCTCGATCAGGTCCAGAGAAAGCTGTGACATTTACAGGGCAACAAAGACGGATTAGCACTTTGTCGAGAACGATCCTTAATTCAGAAATGAGTATACACAGGTCTGTGCGCGTACCTGGTTCTCGGCGAGACCCATCTGGATGACACCCCCGCGATTGTGCCGCAGGTCGAACGGGTTCGTGTCGTAGGCCTTCCACCCATCGTAGTACGATGAATTCTCGCCGTGGTCATCGCCTGCGGCTTTCGTCGAGAGAAGGTCGATGCCCTGGCACGCCATTGATTTGGTGTCGGACTCCGAGGATATCCGAAGCCCGGACCCTGGCTGGAACGCGAGCAGCCGAGCAGGTAGCTACTCTACCCGCCTAGCCACGCAAGGATGATCGGACAGACccccacaagaaaaaaaaaaaggatgatcGGACAGACAACGAGTACGTGCAATATGGCACTTAGCTAGCTCAGCTAGCTCGATGATTGATTGAGCTGGCTTGTTTGGGAGATAATAGAACGAGGTGGCCATCGGTATTTATAAACCATGGTAAAGTTGGAGGTCAGAACAACCAGCTTGAGTTTTTGGCGCATGCATGGCCGAGAGAAGCTTCCATGAAAGGGAGACTGGAGGCTAGGCACGAGCGCGACGTGGtttggatttttggacatgGAAGAACGGGGCGACCTCGTGGCCGTGATGTTGGCCGCTTTTAATTTCCGTTTACCAAGTTACCTCGCCGCAGCCGATGGCTATCCTatcctactctctccgtccgtTTCAGGTTTGACTTTCAAAGTCaaattactttaaatttaactaattttatagaaaaaaatagaaatatttttaacctaagacaaatatattata is part of the Oryza glaberrima chromosome 4, OglaRS2, whole genome shotgun sequence genome and encodes:
- the LOC127771288 gene encoding 1-aminocyclopropane-1-carboxylate synthase 2, which gives rise to MACQGIDLLSTKAAGDDHGENSSYYDGWKAYDTNPFDLRHNRGGVIQMGLAENQLSLDLIEEWSKNHPEASICTPEGVSQFKRIANFQDYHGLPEFRKAMAQFMGQVRGGKATFDPDRVVMSGGATGAQETLAFCLANPGEAFLVPTPYYPGFDRDCCWRSGIKLLPIECHSFNDFRLTKEALVSAYDGARRQGISVKGILITNPSNPLGTITDRDTLAMLATFATEHRVHLVCDEIYAGSVFATPEYVSIAEVIERDVPWCNRDLIHVVYSLSKDFGLPGFRVGIIYSYNDAVVAAARRMSSFGLVSSQTQYFLARMLSDEEFIGRFLQESKCRLVARHERFTSGLREVGIGCLRGNAGLFSWMDLRRMLREKTAEAELELWRVIVHQVKLNVSPGTSFHCREPGWFRVCHANMDDETMEVALGRIHDFVRQHQQRRVKAERWAANRQLRLSLPHHHHLSPAHLSSPLALLSPQSPMVRATS